The Lynx canadensis isolate LIC74 chromosome D4, mLynCan4.pri.v2, whole genome shotgun sequence DNA window gggcaggggcccAGGAGCCATGCCAACTTCGTGGGGCAAGGCAGCAGGACGATGCCGGGAGGAGCTAGACGGAGGCCATGGCAGGAGGAGATGGAAACACCAGGGCTGTGGCTCCTGCCCTGAAGGGCAGACGGCGGGCACTTGTGCAGGCAGCGCACactcgcgcgcgcacacacacacacacacacacccgccatCCAAGATAAAGGAGATGACCTAGGTGCACacagacccctccccaccccttcacgCAGCCGCACAGCGGCTCTAGGAGGAGCCCGCAGAGAGGACAGGGCAGAAGCACTAAATACCGTTTAATTCTCTTACCCTAGGCTGCCCGCAGCCCTACTCAGGTGGGGGGGGTGAGAGGGGACGTCTCCTCTAGAGTCAGAGTTGGGGCCATCGGGTCCATGGGGATGGTTATGAGGCCGTGAGCCTCCAGGGGAGGCATCAGGGAGACCTCCAGGTCAGGGTCCATGAGGTGGGACTCCACATGCAATGTGTGCAGATCCGTGTGATCTTCCTGGACCCCGAAGTGCCCCACCATCCTGCACGACACGGGCTGGGTCAGGCTTGTTGCAGGCAGTCACCAGCACGGGCTCCCGAGGACTTAACCCCCTCCCAGGGCAGGCCTGGCTCTCAGGTCAGTGCCCCTGATGCATCTGTGACCACACCTcccagtggggcaggagcaggggcacAGCTCACCCGTGGGGTCCTCCCCTGAGGTTACTCACCTGCTGTCCATGTGTCTGCGGGAGGCATGTTCATGTCTGGGGGACAAAGGAAGGTGTGAGTCCTGGAGCAGGGGAGCTGGCCCCCAGGAGCCCAGAAGTGCCCCTCCCGCACCCCACCTCTTCACAGCCCAGTCCGGGAAATAGCGTTCCCCAGCTCTGGCTGACATCTCACCCGGGGCAGAGGCCCCTCTCCCAG harbors:
- the TMEM210 gene encoding transmembrane protein 210, whose protein sequence is MAPCPQPDSCLAGGPLGLICLSLLLIPAAAGTYCECSLGLSREALIALLVVLAGVGASCFCALVIVAIGAMRAKRHEHASRRHMDSRMVGHFGVQEDHTDLHTLHVESHLMDPDLEVSLMPPLEAHGLITIPMDPMAPTLTLEETSPLTPPT